One window of the Eucalyptus grandis isolate ANBG69807.140 chromosome 8, ASM1654582v1, whole genome shotgun sequence genome contains the following:
- the LOC104456359 gene encoding uncharacterized protein LOC104456359 isoform X2 — MDGEEELEEWETRDSFPLDLPSLEEDKTTTAEELQNWEDGFDLPLDEAMAPDAFFAQEVGTSSSDESEQEVDQELPGRAMADLLLEYAHFAIEWGIPGEKYFHLVKRFLELAVMNFGRQELARMIYDMHILTKSKSAAAAQELQANELGGRLVELIEFAWNQDHTYAGMLRRIIKESRRNITRYELMALLTYMMGFCREK; from the exons ATGGATGGTGAAGAGGAACTTGAGGAGTGGG AGACGAGGGACAGCTTCCCTCTTGATTTACCATCCTTGGAAGAAGATAAAACGACAACAGCTGAAGAACTTCAAAACTGGG AGGATGGGTTTGATTTACCACTGGATGAAGCTATGGCTCCCGATGCATTTTTCGCCCAAGAAGTCGGGACTTCTTCAAGTGACGAGAGCGAACAAGAGGTCGACCAAGAACTGCCTGGTAGAGCCATGGCAGATCTCCTTCTAGAGTATGCACATTTCGCGATAGAGTGGGGGATTCCG gGTGAGAAGTACTTTCATCTGGTCAAGAGGTTTCTTGAATTGGCTGTGATGAATTTTGGGCGCCAGGAGTTGGCCCGGATGATTTACGACATGCATATATTGACTAAATCGAAGAGTGCGGCAGCAGCCCAAGAATTACA AGCCAATGAATTAGGGGGGCGACTAGTCGAGCTCATCGAGTTCGCGTGGAACCAA GACCATACCTATGCTGGTATGCTGCGTCGAATCATTAAGGAGTCCAGGCGAAATATTACTCGTTATGAACTAATGGCGCTGCTGACGTACATGATGGGTTTCTGCCGAGAGAAGTGA
- the LOC104456359 gene encoding uncharacterized protein LOC104456359 isoform X1, translating to MDGEEEQPSVMDGEEELEEWETRDSFPLDLPSLEEDKTTTAEELQNWEDGFDLPLDEAMAPDAFFAQEVGTSSSDESEQEVDQELPGRAMADLLLEYAHFAIEWGIPGEKYFHLVKRFLELAVMNFGRQELARMIYDMHILTKSKSAAAAQELQANELGGRLVELIEFAWNQDHTYAGMLRRIIKESRRNITRYELMALLTYMMGFCREK from the exons ATGGATGGTGAAGAAGAACAGCCCTCGGTCATGGATGGTGAAGAGGAACTTGAGGAGTGGG AGACGAGGGACAGCTTCCCTCTTGATTTACCATCCTTGGAAGAAGATAAAACGACAACAGCTGAAGAACTTCAAAACTGGG AGGATGGGTTTGATTTACCACTGGATGAAGCTATGGCTCCCGATGCATTTTTCGCCCAAGAAGTCGGGACTTCTTCAAGTGACGAGAGCGAACAAGAGGTCGACCAAGAACTGCCTGGTAGAGCCATGGCAGATCTCCTTCTAGAGTATGCACATTTCGCGATAGAGTGGGGGATTCCG gGTGAGAAGTACTTTCATCTGGTCAAGAGGTTTCTTGAATTGGCTGTGATGAATTTTGGGCGCCAGGAGTTGGCCCGGATGATTTACGACATGCATATATTGACTAAATCGAAGAGTGCGGCAGCAGCCCAAGAATTACA AGCCAATGAATTAGGGGGGCGACTAGTCGAGCTCATCGAGTTCGCGTGGAACCAA GACCATACCTATGCTGGTATGCTGCGTCGAATCATTAAGGAGTCCAGGCGAAATATTACTCGTTATGAACTAATGGCGCTGCTGACGTACATGATGGGTTTCTGCCGAGAGAAGTGA